A single region of the Salipaludibacillus sp. LMS25 genome encodes:
- a CDS encoding dihydroorotate dehydrogenase electron transfer subunit, whose protein sequence is MIVEDMSVIEQSLRAPGIYEMTLYGESVNRMTTPGQFLHIKIEEGISPLLRRPISICDVDVEKNELSIIYRVEGKGTALLSHKKSGDSVNVLGPLGKGFPIHEDDRGKTALLIGGGVGIPPLYYLAKKLGEAGIKVETLLGFRTAHDIFLEEEFSFVSNLHISTEDGSKGTKGFVTTILEQSSFHYDTFYSCGPLPMLRAVEAVTVTDGYVSLEERMGCGVGACLACVCDTGHAKEGSKDYRKICSDGPVFKAGEVVL, encoded by the coding sequence ATGATCGTCGAAGATATGTCGGTAATCGAGCAATCGTTACGGGCACCAGGAATATATGAAATGACGTTGTACGGGGAGTCGGTCAACAGGATGACCACTCCTGGTCAATTTCTTCATATAAAAATTGAAGAGGGAATAAGTCCCTTGCTTCGAAGGCCAATAAGTATTTGTGATGTGGACGTAGAAAAAAACGAGCTTTCCATTATTTATCGTGTAGAAGGCAAAGGAACGGCTTTACTTTCTCATAAGAAATCCGGTGACTCCGTTAACGTTCTCGGTCCTCTCGGCAAAGGGTTTCCAATCCATGAAGATGACCGAGGCAAAACAGCTCTGCTCATTGGCGGTGGTGTAGGAATTCCACCATTATATTATTTAGCTAAAAAACTAGGTGAAGCAGGGATTAAGGTGGAAACGCTCCTAGGTTTTAGAACGGCTCACGATATTTTTCTTGAGGAAGAATTCTCCTTTGTGAGTAACCTACACATTTCGACGGAAGATGGTTCTAAAGGGACGAAGGGGTTTGTGACAACGATTCTCGAACAGTCTTCTTTTCATTATGACACATTTTATAGTTGTGGACCTCTCCCTATGCTTAGAGCTGTGGAAGCTGTTACAGTGACAGACGGATATGTATCGTTAGAAGAGCGAATGGGTTGTGGAGTGGGCGCGTGTTTAGCGTGTGTATGCGATACTGGTCATGCGAAAGAGGGAAGTAAAGATTACCGGAAAATTTGTAGCGACGGACCTGTTTTTAAAGCGGGAGAGGTGGTATTATGA